The sequence GGTCCGGTAATTTCCTtgacgacgatcgtgacactaGTTATTATCAATGTTGTGTATAAACACTGGATGACTGACAGGGGACAATGTATTGACTGAAGCCACTTAGCAGCCAACTTGGTACTAAAAATtgtacaaaacatttttttaaaagatTTCGGAAGCTATATAAATACTTTAAATATCTGTCGTTTTTGACTCATGTATTCTACGACAGAAACCTTATTGCATACTTTTAAATGTAAATTTCAAAATATTATGTGAGTTAAACATAAATATAAAAGATATAAACATTTTCCTTAACTTTTATAAACATATTATTTCTTTCATCTCCACAGATCAACTCTGGAGCTAgggatcttggtcacctccatgaccaaggcctTTCTTTCATGATTGCTCAGTGtcgccgggcagccagctctaggaagagttttggtggttccaaacttcttccatttaagaatgatggaggccactgtgtccttggggaccttcaatgttgcagacattttttgatacccagatctgtgctttgacacaatcctttctacagttctacagacaattccttcaacctcatggcttggtttttgttctgacatgcactgtcaacaggtgtgtgcttttccaaatcatgtccaatcagtttaattcaccacaggtggactccaatcaagttgtagaaacatctcaaggatattcattggaaacaggatgcacctgagttcaattttgagtctcgtagcaaagggtctgaataattagataaataaggaatttctgtttttgatttgaattaatttgttaaaatgtctaagaacctgtttttgctttgtcattatggggtattgtgtgtagatgtatgaggaaaacattttatttaatcaattttagaataatgctgtaacttaataaaatgtgtaaaatgtcaaggggtccgaatactttctgaaaacaCTGTAGTTTAGCTTGTTAGGCATagctttaaaatgtgcagttttgtcatacaacacaatgccataaatgtattgagggagtgtgcaattggcatgctgactgcaggaatgtccaccagagctgttcccAAAAAAATGGAAGTTAATTTCTCTACCTTAAGcagcctccaacgtcattttagagaatttggcagtacgtccaccCGGCCtcaccacgtgtaaccacgccagcccaggaccacatccggcttcttcacctgcaggatcatctgacACTAACCATCCAGACAGCTGAGGAAACAACAAAAGGATatcgtctcagggaagctcatctgcatgctcattgccctcaccagggtcttgaattgactgaattggcgttgtaaccgacttcagtgggcaattGCTCACCtacaatggccactggcacactggagaaaactttctctctcctgtatttacatttttgacCTACAACATTGTTTCTTTCGCTGCAATCTTTCATGTCTTGATTCTGCACACTGACCTTCGAACTCGACCCCATTCTTTCACACTGTAACATAATGTCAGTATCAACACGTGGGCACGTTGTAGGTTGTCCTTATTTTAAGCGTGTTGTGCAGATGGGCAGATCTTAACATGATGCTTCCAAAAGGGAGACTGTTCCTAAAGAGTGAAACTCTTGGAAAGTTAAATTATGGAATAAGAATTTGTCTTTGATCATTTTAAGTGGATTTATAAACCATTATTCAACTAATCTTAATAGGTttacaatttgacaagcactatCTAGCATTACTATCTCACAATTTTTATTAATGTGTCTAAAATGGTTGAATTGATGCTTAAAGTAATTTTAAAGATGTAACAATTTAAAGTAGTTTTTCATGTGAACCGTTTGTGAACCCGTTTTTGCCATTGGGCCTGGGCATCAGACTTCAGAGCCCTTTACTGCAGAGTTGTGTCAATGAGGTGGTCGGTTTTCAATTGGCTAACACTTACAACCTGGGAAGGCTGAAATATGGGTATTGAGATGCTTTCAAAAACTTTAACATTTGTAACAAGCATGATAACAAGCATTCCGTTGTTACATCCCAATAATTACAGACTGCGATTACCACCAGTTACATGTTGTTGTTACAGTGTAACTGAATTATTACAATTAATTGTAATACCTGTGCTACAGTGTAATTACGTGATCCCTTAACATCAACTGCTGCCGATATTTGTCATGACTACTCCAGAATGGTTCCTTTTTCAGTGGGATTCGAGCAAGGATTTCATATTTAAACTAGTAAGAGATACAGTACTGTCACATAAATTGTACTAGGGTACATTTTGTATTCTGCTCTTTGCGTGGCTGAGGACGAAAGTTGAGCGGGGGAAAAGCATCTCCTTTGAAATGAACATCCGCTGTCGATCACGTGGAGAGCAGTGTTGACAAAGGCTCCTCCCACACCAGTAGTGCAACTCATTGGCTGTGGCTCGGTGAAGATCACGTATAAATCGATATCAACATTTTTGAGAAGGTAAGCGACGATCGTGGACATGTTGTACGAGTCGAGTTCAGTTATGTTCGTCAGCGTAATGTTTATGCTTGGCGGGAAGCTTAGGTAAGCTGATTCGTTACATCGAATCGGGGTTGGTTTAGAGAAAGACTGCGCACGGCAACCTATTTTCAATACACACTGCTAAAGTAACTAATGCATTCGATATAATTGCTGCTCTGTTTACAGGACTACTATTTGGGCCTACTAAACTTGCGTAACACAATCGTAATAATACGCCCACTTACTCATTTCTAAATGTCTACAGCAAGATTATGAAATTCATTCTCTGGTGATCGGTGTTATAGGGGGAGGTTCCTTTACAAAATCCCATGCTGTTGTATTTCCTATGAAGTTGCCTGTGAAATTATGGTTTATCCTGAATGATAGCTGTTCTTTGGATCATGTTTAGGCCACCGTGTCTAAACATGATCAGTTTATAGGCAATTCTGCTCATGAATAGGCCTACACTGGTCTTTGACACACCTGATCAGCATATGATTGACCAGTACTAGGTCAGTCTGGAGTCTGGACTACTCCATGTCCCTTTAGTAGTGTTCTCCACTTTAGGGACAATATCTCAACAGACTGACCTGCACAATTGACAAATGACCCTAAGCATTGGTAGGTGCACAAAGAGCCTTTTTTATATGAAAAGCCCAAAGTCTTCCAACCTTATCTGTAGTTTTTGCCTCAAAGTGCACACCCCTAGTCTTTCACACGTAATGATCATGAGTCACAATGACATGACACAATTCCATACAATTAGCCTGGCACAGTCCACATTGACTGTTTTTACTCGTGTGTCTGTGAGCGTGCATATAGAATACCACCCGTGAACTCCCTCTCTGGATCAGTTGTGTGACAGAGGTCATTTTCACCTATCCTTTCTCTTTGTTCTCCCCTCATTGACCAACTCTAGTTGGTGTCAGACAAACAAAATGTTGTCAGCCCAGGCGGACAGAGTGATGGCCCTGGGAGAGTGGGAGGAACGGTGGAGGGAAGACCAAACAGGCTGGCACCGGCCCCACGTAAACAAGTAAGGATCTCTTTTATTTTACCTTACAATGACGTGGCTTAAAGAGTGAATTCATGCTTGTATTAAATGCATGTTATTCCTAGGCCCATAAGGTAAACTTCATATGATGAATTTGATTATATTTCCAGGATGCTGGAGAGTAATATTGAGAAAGTTCTCGACGGACGGAAGGGAGTTAAGTTCTTCTTCCCTCTATGTGGGAAAGCTCTGGACATGAAATGGTAAGCGATGTGCATTACAAACAAACGTGTGTTCTCAATTAACATTAACTAGTGAAAGTCACAGTTCATGAATTAACATCCCATAAATGACCTTTGACTTCACTGTCTTCTACCACGTGTTCGACTCCAGGCTGGCTGATATGGGCCATTCTGTTGTAGGGGTGGAGATTGCAGAGAAGGCCATCAAGCAGTTCTTTGAGGAGAGTAACATGACTTACAGTGAAGAGACCGTTTCTGCATTACCTGGAGCCAAGGTTTACAAGGTACTGTGTGCCAGAGAGCGGCTGGGTTGGCTGCTATGACGCTACAATGGAGGAGTATGTGGAAGACGAGATGTTACAAGGTGTCGGAGGATTTTCTTTCAGCAGCGGTGGCAGTGTGGGGTTCTTCCTGCGGATGTGGTCTTCCTGAGGCATACATCTACGCATGAAAACCAACAATTGCTGTGGTGGTGTATAGGGGAAGCAATGCATTCTTAACCTAGAAGTTCAAAGTCTTGGATTTTTTTCATACCAGCAACGGATCCAGCATAGATAATGATTGGTGTTTGTGAAAGGAGTCCATAGAATGATTTTAAGACTGCTGCCAATACGCACCGTCATGTTCCAATAGCGGAAGAGCTAACGTTGCAGTGCGTTTAACTTGTGTGGTTCGTATGCTTTTCTTCCACAGAGCTCAGAGAGAAATATCTCCTTGTACCAATGTGATCTATACAATTTCTCCAGGTAAGAGTCTAAACTATTATCAGTACATTTTCTCTTTTGACTGGGTCAGAAGGAGGAGGCCATTTACAGTATGACATCCTCTCACTTTGTATAACAGTGCCATTGAGGGTCAGTTTGGAGGGATTTGGGACAGAGGCTCCTTGGTGGCCATCAACCCACGGGACAGACAGAAGTATGACCACATGAACTTAATTTTCTTCTGAAAGTCAACATGAGAACAGAGCATGGCATGATGGGAAGAGTCTTTGGCTGATGGCAAACTCTGTCGTTTCTGTATGTAACAGGTACGCGGCTCTGATCACGTCGTTAATGGACAAGGACTGCCGATACCTCTTGGACACTTTGCTCTACAACCCGGAAGTGTACAAAGGTAACAGCTTTTCCCGTAGCTAGCATTGTAGCTCATGATGATATGCTATTTGTATTAGACCGCAGAGTACTTGCGTGTCACTTGTAAGTGCATCCGAGTTAAAGTGAATACCCCTTTTTCTTTAGGTCCTCCTTTTTTTGTGCCCGACGAGCAAGTGCAAAGTCTATTTGGTAAGTTGTTTCATGGCGGAGATTGTCTCTGTGATTGTAATTCTGTCCGTATTTGATTTTTCAGATCAAACTACATAGAAATAAATGTGATGTGTACATCGTCGTGGAGGATTTAGTGATTAGTTTCCATGTGTGATTGTGTTTTTAATTCCAGGGAAGAGCTGTGATATAGAGTTGCTGCAGTCACTGGATGCcctcacagacagagagaaggctCGGGGCATGGACTTCTTCACAGAAAAAGTGCATCTCATCACTCTAAAGACCAACTGAGGAACCAGTGATGACTCGTATTTAGGTTTCAAATATGGACATATTGACGAAAATACTCTGTGGCTTGTCTTCAGCTTTTTAGTGGCATGATGTGACTTGAATTGGGTGAATCGTTTTTACTTATGATGGAATGAAGAAATGTCAATAAAtaaattttttaaatataaataaacCCATGTTCTTTACACATTAGTAAACACAGTATTGTAAAAGTCATACATTTCCAGACTTGTAACATAACTGATTGAGGATTTCATTTTTGTTTAGGGGAAAAATAAATGCAAAAATTGTTTCTAAATCTTTTTACCTGAATGGAATAGTAGTAGCTGTAATAAAGAGTGAGTAGCCATTTTGTATTGCCAATGTATGGGATCAGTAGTTAACGAATGATGATACAATTTAAATAACTGCTGAGACAGCTGGTTCAGCCGATTTCCCTCTGGCAAAATCATGTTTGACTATAGGTGTAGAGGCacatgatatacagtgcattcggaaagtattcagagcacTTTACTTTTTTTtaacattctgttacgttacagccttattctaaaatgtattaaattttcttcctcatcaatttacacacaataccccatgatgacaaagcaaaaacaagtttgtagaaatgtttgctaatgatCCACCAGGGAGTCCAGGACTCAATCGCA is a genomic window of Oncorhynchus keta strain PuntledgeMale-10-30-2019 chromosome 19, Oket_V2, whole genome shotgun sequence containing:
- the LOC118398278 gene encoding probable thiopurine S-methyltransferase isoform X2; the protein is MLSAQADRVMALGEWEERWREDQTGWHRPHVNKMLESNIEKVLDGRKGVKFFFPLCGKALDMKWLADMGHSVVGVEIAEKAIKQFFEESNMTYSEETVSALPGAKVYKSSERNISLYQCDLYNFSSAIEGQFGGIWDRGSLVAINPRDRQKYAALITSLMDKDCRYLLDTLLYNPEVYKGPPFFVPDEQVQSLFGKSCDIELLQSLDALTDREKARGMDFFTEKVHLITLKTN
- the LOC118398278 gene encoding probable thiopurine S-methyltransferase isoform X1 — encoded protein: MLYESSSVMFVSVMFMLGGKLSWCQTNKMLSAQADRVMALGEWEERWREDQTGWHRPHVNKMLESNIEKVLDGRKGVKFFFPLCGKALDMKWLADMGHSVVGVEIAEKAIKQFFEESNMTYSEETVSALPGAKVYKSSERNISLYQCDLYNFSSAIEGQFGGIWDRGSLVAINPRDRQKYAALITSLMDKDCRYLLDTLLYNPEVYKGPPFFVPDEQVQSLFGKSCDIELLQSLDALTDREKARGMDFFTEKVHLITLKTN